The region GTAAAAAAGTAGAAGAAGTGCAACGACATATTATATGGGGATGGATGTCGAATGATGAACTGGCGGCAAAATTGCATCTGATCCCGCTCACCTGCTATATCAATGGTAAAGTTTTCAAAATGGGCGGGATTAGTGCGGTTGCAACATGGCCTGAGTATCGTCGTCAAGGTGCGGTTAAAGATTTGTTGCATCATGCCCTGCTATATATGAAAGAACACGGCCATACCATCTCATTTCTTCATCCTTTTTCATTTGGCTTTTACCGAAAGTACGGGTGGGAAACAGCTTTTGTTGAAAAACATTACTCCATCCCGCTTGCCAATTTGAAGAAAAATTGGGGTGTAAATGGTTATGTTCGACAGATACATGATGATATCGGGATGCTTCACGAAATTTATACAATTTACGCCAGCCAATTCAATGGAACACTTGTCAGGGATGAAAATTGGTGGAAACAGCGAGTATTGAAAGGTAATGATCATGTGGCGGCAGCATATGATGATGATCAGAGTCCGGAAGCGTACATTATCTATCAGGTGAAAAATGACGTTTTTACAGTAAAAGAGTTGGTATATAACACGCTCAATGGCTGGAAGCAGTTACTGAGATTTATTGCCAATCATGATTCAATGGCGGAAAAAGTCGAAATGGCTGTGCCGGAATATGACAATCTTCCACTTCTGCTTGATGAGCCGCGATTCGACCAAAAACTGCAGCCTTATTTCATGGCGCGGATTGTCGATGTGCAACGTTTTCTGGAACAATATCCGTTTGAACTGTCGGATCATCAAGTACTGCCTGCATTACAGATCGAGGATGATTTTTTGTCTGACAATAATGGCACGTACCAGCTCACCCGCTCCGGTACGGGTGTATCCTGTCTGAAAACGTCGACTGATCGGAAAACAATCCAATGCACTGTCCAGCAGTTAATTTCTATGCTGATGGGATATAAGCGGCCGACAGAGCTGTATCAAACGGGTTTGATTTCCGGCCCGCCTGAACAGCTGCAAATTTTGGAAAATATTGTACCTGATCAACATACCTATTTTCCGGATTTTTATTAATAATAGGAAAAATTGCCTATTATGTTCATAAAATATCGAAAATGATAGGATATTGATGAAATTTACGTTAAAATAGGAAATAGGTAGATATTGACAGGATTTGACTAAAAGGACTGTGGTACATGCTCTATCGGGTAAATCTCTTAAACTTCTTTTTTCCAATAGATGATAATTTATATCGTATTCGTGAGGCAGAAGCGTTGAAAAATCATTGGAAAGTTTGTTGGCTGCTCTTGCTGTTAAGTGCAGTTGTACATGGGTGGATGGCCGGACTTGGCCTTGGAACACAACCTATTTCCGTTAATGCGACAGCTTTCAGCCAGCTTCAGTATGAAATGACGAAATTCTGGTTTGTTTTAGGCAGGATTGGTTTTGCTGTTTTATTTGTTTTACTTGTATTATTTGTGCCATCTTATATATTTTATCTGTTGACAGGGATACCATACAAAAAACTGCTGATTATGCAGCAAATTGTTTTGTTCATTATGCTGATGGAACGGGTTTTATGGATTCCGCTTGCAGTTTTCTGGGGATTGGACTGGCATGTCTCTCCGTGGTCTTTTGGAATTATTGCATCCTATTTCACGGCTAAAACATGGATTATTTACTTTTTCGGTGCAATATCCCTTTTCCAATTTTGGATTATTTGGTTTCAGGCAAGATTTATCTGTTACCTGGCTGATGTCAGCAGACGTTGGGTCTGGACAGGTATTATTTTTCTACATATTTTGTATTGGATTCTTGCGGCAGCATTGGCCGTTACAGATATTCATTTACTTGGCGGGTGGTTTGGATGAATCGCAGAAAGCTAATACTTGTATTAACCGGACTCTTTATTGCAGTAAACTGTTTCCTTGTTTATTTGGATGATGATGAAAATGTTCAACGATTGTCTTATATTGATGAATGGTCTGTAATCGGGACGAAAGATATGTATGAAACGATCGAAACGGCTGGTGTTTTAGCATCAGCTGCTACAAAAAATGTTTATTTTGACGAAGAAAAAGGCAGTTTCTTGGAGTTTCAGATTAAAGATGGCGCAAAAATAAACATTGGCGATCCGCTTTTTACATATGAACCACGCAACTACTATGACACAAAAGCACAGTTGGAGAGTGAAGTAAGTAAGTTGAATGGTCAGATTGCGGCAATTGAGGAGGCCATTGCGAATATTTCCGCTTTTCAGGCACCTCCGTCAGATCTAGAGGCTCAATTTGAAGGAGAAAATGCTCAATTTGATCTGACACACGAGCCTGTTGAAGTGGAATATATGAAAGAAGCATATATTGCAGAGAAGGAAAAAGAACTTGCCCAGAAACAAGCGGAACTGGAAAGTATTCAGGCACAATTATCTGATTTGGAGTCAACCGGTGATACAATTACCGTTGAAAGCCCTTATCAAGGGCAGGTGACCAACTTGTCGGAATCACTCAATAATCCGGTTGTCACTATTCGGGATCAGCAACTGCAGGCGACTGGCAGACTTACAGAAAATGAGCGCATGAAGGTGGAACCGGAGATGCCTGTTGAAGTGGATATTCAGAAAAATGACAGCGTTTTGCAGGGAACCTTGTCCTCCATCGACGATATGCCAGAGACTGTTAACATTCATACAACCAGTATGTATCCGTTTGAGGTGAAGTTTGAGGAGAATAGCGATATGGAAGGTTTGCTGCCAGGTTATCATGCTGATTTGAAAATCACCACCAACGCCTCTCCTGATGCAACGGTTGTCCAGGGAAACCAGTTGTTGGACAAGAACGTGTGGAAAATGACCAGTGAAGGATTTCTGCAAAAACAAAAGGTGGAAACAGGCATTCATATGGACAATTTTTATGAAATAAAACAGGGAGCAAATCCTGGTGAATGGGCAGCACAGGATGATTGGGACCAATTTCGTGACGGAGCAGTATTTATTACGGGATTGAATGTAAAAGACATACAATGGAAACGTATTGGGAAATATGATAATGTCAGTTGGAAGAGATATTTTATTACGGGCCTTTTAGCCAGGTGACGTTTTAATTCAGACTGCTGGTGGTAAATCAGTTTACAAGGGAGGTACATAACCAATGGATTTCGTATATATTGGAATTCTATTTTGTGCATTGGCATTTGCACTCATCACAATCTATATGTGCTATGTGTTAATACGTGTTTCAAATTCGATGAAATCGCTTGGCAATTCATTAGGTGAAGTCGAGAAAAAGCTCCATTACCTGACTCCGGAACTGCGAAATACGCTGCAGGAAACGGAAAAACTTGTTGACGACTTTAATGATAAGGTAACTGCAACAGATGGTCTGTTTGACGCGATGGACAATACTGGTCATGCAATAAATGCCGGCAGCCGGCTTTTGGACAAGCAAACCAAAAAGCTCCCGGAGTATGACTCACCAGAATCGATTGCACGTCTGACAGAGGGCGCCAAATGGGGAGAAGTTGCCTTCAAGCTTTTCCGGCGATTGAAAAAGAAAAGTGTAAAAAACGAGTTAATGGTTCAGAAAAAAAATCTGCCTGCAAAGAAATAAAAGAAACGAGGGATAAAGATGACATTGACAGGAATTGGAGTAATATTTATTGGAGTGGCTTTTTTAGTGCTTGCCATTTACCTTGCATGGACATTAAACAACCTGGCAAACATTCTCCGGGGTATCGAAAAAACAGTTGAACCGCTTCCCGACCAGCTTGATGATATTTTCCGGGAAACAGGGAGCCTGATTAACCATACAAATGATACACTTTCCGATGTGAATGATAAATTGCGGACGCTGAGCCCGTTATTTTATATGTTAGGTGATGTTGGTGAAATGTCCAGAAAGCTGACAACTCCACTGGCTAAATTCAATGTATCACGGAAAAAGAAAACAGATGAAAAGTAAAAAATCCCCATTACAGGGGATTTTTTAATTAGATGCTTTATTTCGCTGAAAAATGCAATATCCCAGGGTCATGATTCCATAAATCCATTCCAGATTATTCCGTTTAATCGCAGAATCATTTTCTAATTTTTCTCTCATCGTTGTGTTGACTTTAATTAATGAGGAAGACAGGCCGCGGGTTGTATTTCCCATATCACCGATCAGTTGAAAAAGCGGACTTAATTCATTCATCTGCTTGTTTACCTGATTTATGGCATCTCTCCCGGCACTGATGGCGCTGGTTGTCTCGCTGGTAATATCAGCAACCTGATCAGGCAGTTCATCCGTTGTCTTCTGCAGACTGGCAAATAGTTCGGTCAAATTTTTCAGTGGTTTAATCAAGAAAAATACAAGTCCCAAAAATGCAAGTCCGATAATAATGACGCCAATACCTATCCAATCCATTCAAAACACTCCTTCCAGCATGTTCTTTGCTAATTATAATACCACAGCTGCGTTTTTCTAAACCATTTCCTGTACTAATCATAAACCACTCGCTCGTCCCATACAATAGTGCAAGCAGAATTATAAGGAGCGAGTGCTATGGGACGATTTAAAAAGGTATTTTT is a window of Virgibacillus ihumii DNA encoding:
- a CDS encoding efflux RND transporter periplasmic adaptor subunit, with translation MNRRKLILVLTGLFIAVNCFLVYLDDDENVQRLSYIDEWSVIGTKDMYETIETAGVLASAATKNVYFDEEKGSFLEFQIKDGAKINIGDPLFTYEPRNYYDTKAQLESEVSKLNGQIAAIEEAIANISAFQAPPSDLEAQFEGENAQFDLTHEPVEVEYMKEAYIAEKEKELAQKQAELESIQAQLSDLESTGDTITVESPYQGQVTNLSESLNNPVVTIRDQQLQATGRLTENERMKVEPEMPVEVDIQKNDSVLQGTLSSIDDMPETVNIHTTSMYPFEVKFEENSDMEGLLPGYHADLKITTNASPDATVVQGNQLLDKNVWKMTSEGFLQKQKVETGIHMDNFYEIKQGANPGEWAAQDDWDQFRDGAVFITGLNVKDIQWKRIGKYDNVSWKRYFITGLLAR
- a CDS encoding DUF948 domain-containing protein — its product is MDWIGIGVIIIGLAFLGLVFFLIKPLKNLTELFASLQKTTDELPDQVADITSETTSAISAGRDAINQVNKQMNELSPLFQLIGDMGNTTRGLSSSLIKVNTTMREKLENDSAIKRNNLEWIYGIMTLGYCIFQRNKASN
- a CDS encoding DUF948 domain-containing protein, which produces MTLTGIGVIFIGVAFLVLAIYLAWTLNNLANILRGIEKTVEPLPDQLDDIFRETGSLINHTNDTLSDVNDKLRTLSPLFYMLGDVGEMSRKLTTPLAKFNVSRKKKTDEK
- a CDS encoding DUF948 domain-containing protein; translated protein: MDFVYIGILFCALAFALITIYMCYVLIRVSNSMKSLGNSLGEVEKKLHYLTPELRNTLQETEKLVDDFNDKVTATDGLFDAMDNTGHAINAGSRLLDKQTKKLPEYDSPESIARLTEGAKWGEVAFKLFRRLKKKSVKNELMVQKKNLPAKK
- a CDS encoding GNAT family N-acetyltransferase; this encodes MPYIKTLTEYDYSAIFDLSQFAFQYRLSEMEFRKKVEEVQRHIIWGWMSNDELAAKLHLIPLTCYINGKVFKMGGISAVATWPEYRRQGAVKDLLHHALLYMKEHGHTISFLHPFSFGFYRKYGWETAFVEKHYSIPLANLKKNWGVNGYVRQIHDDIGMLHEIYTIYASQFNGTLVRDENWWKQRVLKGNDHVAAAYDDDQSPEAYIIYQVKNDVFTVKELVYNTLNGWKQLLRFIANHDSMAEKVEMAVPEYDNLPLLLDEPRFDQKLQPYFMARIVDVQRFLEQYPFELSDHQVLPALQIEDDFLSDNNGTYQLTRSGTGVSCLKTSTDRKTIQCTVQQLISMLMGYKRPTELYQTGLISGPPEQLQILENIVPDQHTYFPDFY